Part of the Bacteriovorax stolpii genome, ATGTCAAAAAATCTTATCTTAGCTTTGGTCTTTGCTTTGATTATCCCAGTTTTAGTAAATGCTGAAGAGGACACTTCTTATAAAAATGCTATCGTCGCAGAGTTTCTTTTTGCAGAAGGAAATTACGACATCAGTGGTCCGGGCATTGATTATAAGTTCAGCTCAGACTTCGCTTCTCGTTTTAAATTTTCTTACCTGAGACGCTTTAATGAGAGATTCGTTCTTTTTGGAACGTTCTCGACTTATGAAATTACCGTACTCAATACGACTGACAATTCTAACCGCAAGAGCAAGATGGGAGGTTATGAAGTTGGGGCGAGATATTACATTTCCCAGCGCTGGTCAGCGACAGTGAGTGCGGAAAGTAAAAAAGAAATTTTCTTTGAAGACCAAAACGGCATCATCAATGGTGTTGTCGATTGGACAAAAAGACTCAATGGTGGACTTTATATGAAGGCGTTTGAAAAAGGCGACTTCGCCATCGTCCCTTCTTTGAGAGTAGGGTTCATCCTGCCGTCAGGGGATCAGAAGATTGGTACTTCTTATTTAATTAACAGTAACTTCAATTACTTCTTTCCAAAAGTCAGAGCGAGCTTGGGTGTAGGCTATGAGGTTCGCAATCAGAAGTACAAAACCATTAAACTGACAGAAAGCGGATTACAGTTTGCTTTCGGTGCAGGTTATAGTTTCTAGACTCCTACAATATTTTTCTTAATCAGACGGATGGCCATTGCCAGAAGAATGGTCCCGAAGAACTTCCTTAGGATAATACTTCCACTGACGCCGATTTTTCTATCGATGAAATCCGAAGACTTTAAAACGAAATAAACAAAAATCAGGTTGAAGAAAACACCCAGGATAATATTAATTCTCTGGTATTCAGCATTGAGTGAGATCAGAGTCGTCATAGACCCTGCTCCTGCGATCAATGGAAAGGCCAGAGGAACGATGGGAGAGGTGTAGGCAAGTTGTGGGTCGTGTTTAAAGATCTCGATGTTTAAAACCATTTCCAGGCCTAAGAAGAACATGATCAAACCACCGGCCACGGCAAACGATTCAACGTCTACGCCAAAAAGGTGAAGAATCGATTCTCCGATAAATAAGAAAGCATATAACAGCACACCTGAGACAATGGTGATCTTGAAAGCATCAAGCACTTTGAACTTCTTTTTGATGTCGAGGATAAAGGGGATGGCCCCCAGAATATCAATGACTGAAAAGAGAATAAGTGTAACTGAAAAAAATTCTTTAAAATTTATTGAGTTCATACCTGTTGATCCTAACTCAATATCTGTAAAAAATACACTGCTGTTTTGAAAGCCAAACTTGTTTGGTAAACCCGACAAAACTCAGGGGGATTCTTATGATCAGGCAAGCTATTGTCTCTTCAACTATTGCAGTGCTTTTAACAATGTCAGTGCAAGACGTGTATGCACAAGCTGTGTTGGGGAAAAATTCACTTTTAACAAACCAGTTAATCGTTCCGGCCGAAGCGGCCAATAAAGTCGTAGGCGTAAGGCTAGATGACTTAGTTAACAACTTTCCTTCTCTTGTTCCAGGTCTTGCTAACGTCGCGGCCAACATAAAGAGCAATCCACAGGCATTTTTTAACAGCGGGACAATCGAAGTTGTCCACAATGTTTTCTTAAATAAGCTTCCAGAAGTGACACCAGGAATGGTTCGTTTATCGGTTACAGCTTATGTTAAGTATAAAGGCTTCTCAAATTTTGAACGCTTTACTGTTTCATACAACAATGGAGCTAAGAAGCTAGCTGATATGCTGATTCAATCAGAAGGTTCTGTGAATTTAAGAGACACTGCTTTTTCAATCACAGTTGGATTGGTTGATAGAAAAGTGATCATCGAAGACTCAATGTACGATATTAAATTCGTCTTCCCAATCGGTGTTGGTGGATTTGATGAAGGTGTTTTAAACGAAGGACGTGTAAGTCTTTTAACTCCACGTTTTCAAAATGGAGTGATTGACCAGAGAGCGGTTATCTCAAAAAGAGAAAAACCTCGTTACTTTGATGGGAAACCATTCATCAGACTTTTAAAAGGAAATGATATTAGAAACGACATGACAGCGATTGGTTTCCATACTGAAATCAACGATTCATTTGTTAGAGGATTTGACTCTCACGGGTGTATGAGACTTCGCGTTCCTGATCTAATGGCACTTCACGACCTGATCATGGACAACGATGAACAACAAACTCCGATTACTGTGTCTTATAAAACAAAAGACCAGGCGGATCACCCGGCAGGAAAGAGAAATAAAACTTATAAAACAGTTTTAAATAACGGAACAAAAGAAAGCCCGTTCTTCCCGCTTGATAGAGACAACCTGGTACAATTAACTTACAGAGAAACAGGGGCGCCTTTAGATAAGCTAATCGACAGCGCCGATGATAATTACGAAGACGTTTTTAGCTACGACACTCAAGAGCAGTTAAAAGAGCAAAATGCCCGTCGTAAAAATGAATGCCAGGCCAAACTTATGGCCGGGACTATCGGGACATCCCAAAAAGATATGGAAAAGTGTCTGGACGCTGGAAAACGTGAAGATTCGGCCAAAGACCGCATCTACCGCAAGTTTATGGGGATTGATTCAATTACCGCATTAGACTTATTTTAAGAGCTTACAGGGGATTTCCCAAAATCTAGGCCTTAAATAGGTGATAAATTTTACAAGCATTATGGTGAGAACCACACCATCTGCTAGAGTTAAAAGGAATCACTTATTTAAGGCCTTTTTTATTGGTGGAACGATGAAAGCAAAAATCCTTTTTCTAAGCGCAATCCTGATTGCCTCAATTCAAACTCTGCACGCTAAAACGTTAATCGTCAGCGATGTGGATGACACCATTAAAATGACAGATGTTTTGGGTAAAAAAAGTACGATTGTATTCAACGGACTTTTTAGAGAAAAGGCATTTGCAGGAATGAGTGAACTCTATAACCAAATGATGAATGAGGACACTTCCATTTATTACGTGAGTGGCTCTCCTAAACTGATCCGCGTGCGCGTGAGTGAATTTTTGGAAGAGAATGATTTTCCACAGCAGCGCAATCTGCTGCTTAAAGATTCGATGAATGATGACACTTATGAATACAAAACATCGACAATCAAAAAACTTATTAAGGAATTAAGGCCAGATAAGCTCATTTTAATCGGTGACGATACAGAATACGATCCACAGGTGTATGAGCATATCAAGGCGGAGTACCCGGAATTGTCTTCGACGATTTATATTCGTGCCGTCAGCAATCGCGAAGGAGTACAGACGTTGTTCTTTTCTCCAATGGAAATTGCAGGTCATGAATTCTTAGAAGGAAGACTTGATAAGCGCGCTTTTAAAGTTGTGGCCCATGGATTTCTTAAACAAACAAATGATAGTGGCATTGTGCTTAAGTCCCGCTATTGTCCTAAAGAAGGCAGAGAAGCAATAGAGGAACTCAAACACAAAATCGCGGATCAGGACATCACTGAGCTTTTTGCTAAAACCCAGAAGAAAATCATCAGGTCTTGTAATTAACCGATGAGGTGATCTGGAGTAAACGAAAGAGGAAGCAGTTCAGAGAACTTCATAGTGACTTCTTTTCCGTTTTCGTCACCCATGATGACGATCATATCTTTAGCTGCAAATTCACTCATAACCTGGCGGCACAATCCGCATGGCGGCCATCCGTCTTTGGTATAAACGTAAACTTTAGCAATTTTCATTTTTTGATCAGAGACTGCTTTTAAAATCGCCACTCTTTCAGCGCAAATGGTCCCGCCGTAGCTGGCGTTTTCAATGTTGCATCCAGTGTAGATAGAACCATCACTCATTTCAATTGCACTTCCTACTTTCGCTTTTGAGTAAGGAGAGTAAGCTTTGCTTGCCGCATCTTTCGCTTTTTCGCGTAGTACTTTTTTGATTTCCATTATTTTACCCTCGAAAATTTTACGATTGAACGGTTAAGAAGTTCTGTGAAGTTGCTCATTACTTTATTGGCTTCATCTTTAATGTCTTCGTGTTTTAAAGTCTGGTCGATAATTCCGGCACCCATATTGGTTACACATGAAACACCACAAACTTTAAGACCAATGTGGTTGGCGACGATCACTTCGTGAACAGTGCTCATTCCCACAACGTCTCCGCCCAGGATTCTGAACATTCTGATTTCAGCAGGAGTTTCATACGTCGGTCCTAAAACTCCAACGTAAACACCTTGTCTGTTGTTCATTTTTAATTCAGCTGCAGTTTCTGCAAGAATGTCGATGTATTTTGCATTGAAAGCATGAGACATATCCGGGAAACGAGGACCGATTGAATCATCGTTTGGCCCGATTAACGGGTTTCTTCCCGTAAGGTTGATCTGGTCAGTAAGGATCACTAAGTCTCCAGGCGAGTAACTTAAGTTCACTCCACCGGCAGCGTTAGTCACGACTAGTGTTTCGATTCCCAGTTTTGCCAGAACGCGCACAGGGTAGACAACGTCTTCCATGTCGTGGCCTTCGTAAAGGTGAAAGCGTCCCTGAAGAGCAACAACTTCAACACCACCAACGGTTCCCAGAATCATTTTTCCGTCGTGCCCTTGCACTGTTACTTTTTTGAAGTGAGGAATGTCGTTATAAGGAATAACGGTTTTGTTTTCCATCTTCTCAACAAAATCACCCAGTCCAGAACCCAGGATAACTCCTACGCGTGGATTGGTTTTTTTTACGTTGTGAATATGAGCGACTGTCTTTTCTAGTTTTTGTGTTAGTGATTCCATGTTTACTTCTTTTTCTTTGTAGCCTTCTTAATGGGCTTCTTTACGGGCTTCTTTACTGTTTTTTTTGCCACTTTTTTTGGGGTGGTCTTTTTAGCACTGCTAGTTTTCTTTGTCTTCGTATTTTTTCCAGCAAAGCTTGTATTAATATCAATAATCAATTTCTTTTTAGGTGGTTTACTTGCACTTATAGTGATGTCACGGCTTGTTACAAGCTCAGAGATCTCCTCAGCAATTTTCATTTGATTATCGTGACAGTAGATCGTCATCAGCGTCTCGCCTTTAGCGACTTTATCTCCAATCTTTTTATTCATCACGAAACCTACAGCGAAATCCACTGCGTCTCCCGTTTTTTGTCTTCCACCACCCAGGCGCACACAGTGCTTACCAAGCTCAGTGCATTCCATCTTTGTGACGTAACCAGCTTTCTTAGACTTCACCTCGAAAGTTGTTTTTGTCACAGGAAGAAGAGAGTAGTCATCAACAACTCTTGCGTCTCCACCTTGATTTGAAATCAACTCGCGGAATTTCTCCAGCGCACTTCCGTCATCAATTGAAGCCTGGGCTTTTTTAATTCCTTCTTTTAAGTCTTTTGCCAGACCTGCCAGGTAGATCATCCCGCCGGCAAGGGCCACTGAAAGATCTGTTAAATCTTTTGGTCCTTTTCCTTTTAGGGTTTCGATACTCTCGATGACTTCCAATGAGTTCCCGACAGCTAACCCTAAAGGCTCTGACATGTCTGTGATCATTGTCATCATATTTTTATCGAATCTATGTCCGGTTTTTCTGATTGATTCAGCTAATTTTTTAGCGTCGGCCAGTTTAGACATGAAGGCCCCGTTGCCGGTCTTGATGTCCATCACAATTCCTTTTGCTCCTTCGGCCAGTTTTTTACTCATGATTGAAGCCGTGATAAGTGGAATTGATTCAACTGTTCCCGTCACGTCTCTTAGGGCGTAAATCTTTTTATCAGCAGGAGCGATTTCTTTGGTCTGACCAATGAGAACAACTCCGCGCTCGCGTAAAAGTTTTTCAAATTCTTCTAATGAGATTTCTGTTTTAAAACCCGGGATCGATTCGATCTTATCGATCGTTCCACCTGTATGACCAAGGCCGCGGCCGGCGATCATGGGAACTTTTACACCACAAGCGGCGGCAATAGGAGCGAGGATGAAAGAAGCTTTGTCGCCAACTCCACCCGTTGAGTGTTTGTCGATAAAATGTTGTTCTGGAAAGTTGAGAACTTTACCCGAGTAAAGCATGGCATCTGTCAGTGCTGCTGTTTCTTCGATGTCCATTCCATTGAGATAGATGGCCATGAGTAGAGCACTCATTTGATAATCAGCAATTTCACCTTTTGTCAGTCCATCAATGAACCAAGAGATTTCATCTTTGCTAAGTTTTTCTTTATCTCGTTTCTTTTGTATAATACTATAAGCTGAGAATGATTGAGTCATACGTCCTTTAAACCGTTCCTTAAAAAATTAAGAGTAAGGGGTAAAGTGTATTGAAAAGACTCGTGAAAATCAAACATAACGTATCGCCCCAGGTTTAAGGACAAACTATGAAATCGACACTAGCTAAAAAACTTCTTACTTGTTTAGTAACTGCAGTTATTCTTTTAAACCCACTTCAACTTAGGGCACAAGACTCAAATTCAGCTGGTTTAGTCGATGAATCATTGAATGACTTATACGTAGTATTAGGTTCAGGTGCTATTGGAGCTGTGTTGGGGCTTTCAACTCTATCGTTTGTTGAGACGCCAAAAGACCATATGAAAAATATCGCTATCGGTGGAGCTATCGGGATTGTTTTTGGGGTAGGCTACGTTATTTTTAACCAAGCAACGAAGTCTCAGGCCATCACTGAATTGACTCCATCTCCAATGACGGCCGAAACAAATGAGAGCCTTGCAAGAATCGATTTTTCTAAACAAAAAATTGCCGAAAGTTACCTGAAAGACCCTACAGTGGGTTTCTCTTTCACGTTCTAATTTCCATACAGAGCTGCGACATTTTCCTCCTTTGTCACTTTGGTCAAGGTAAGGTATCCTGAACTAGATTTAAGTTTTTAAGGATTTTACAATGGCCAAACAATTAATTATCAACCAGACACTCAACGAGTGTCGGGCAGCGCTTATTGAGAATGGTGAGATTCTCGATTTTTTAATGGAGCGCTCATTTCACCACAGACCTGAGAACAATCATGTAGATTTTCCCTTCGTAGGCGACATTTTCAAAGGAAAAGTCGTGCGCGTTCTACCCGGAATGCAATCGGCCTTCGTTGATATCGGTTACGAGAAAGCGGCCTTCTTGTATGTAGATGATGCATATATTCCTACCATTGAAGAACAAAGAGATATGGCGGAAAAGAGCAAGAAGTCGATGGAAGGAAAAGAAAAGCAGGGAGAAGTTATTCCTGACGAACTTTCTACACTATCGGAAGCGGTTAACATGCGTTTTCGCCCAGACATCTCGATTGAAACTTTCATCAAAGAAGGTGACGAGATCCTGGTCCAGGTCGCTAAAGAGCCGATCTCAACCAAAGGTCCGCGAGTCACTCGCCATATCACTTTTGCTGGAAGACATATTGTCTTCATGCCATTCATTGAGCACACAGGTGTTTCAAGAAGAATTGAAAGTGAAAAAGAGCGCGAGAGACTAAAAGAAATTTTAGAAACGATTCGTCCGGAAGGAACAGGGGTGATTGCCCGCACAGTGGCCGAAGGACAAAGTTATAAAACACTGAAGTTCGACTTCAATATGCTGATGAAACTTTGGAAAGATGTTTCGAAAAAAGCAGAGAAGGCGAGAGCTCCAGCTGTTGTTCACCAGGATTTAAGTTTTATTCAAAGAGTCTTCCGCGATATCGCTGACGAAGATGTTGATGAAATCATCCTTGATTCAAAAGAAAATTTAAAAGAAGCTGAAAAGTTCGTGCAGAAGTTCCTTCCGACAATGAAAGGAAAATTCAAATTCTATGGCGAAGACTCAACTCCGATTTTTGAAAAGTTCGGAATTGACCTGGAAGTAGAGCGCGCCATCGACAACAAAGTTTTCCTGAAGTCAGGTGGATCATTAAACATCGATCAGACAGAAGCTTTAGTTTCTATCGACGTTAACACCGGTAAATACATCGGAAGAAAAACGTTTGAAGAAACCATTCTAAAGACCAACCTGGAAGCGGTTAAAGAAATCGCTTACCAATTACGTTTAAGAAACTGCGGTGGGATTATCATTATCGATTTCATCGATATGGAAAAAGAAGAAAACCGCATCACTGTCTACAATGCTTTATTAGAAGCGCTGAAAAAAGACCGTGCAAAAACCAACGTGCTTCCGATCTCTGGTCTTGGACTGGTTGAGATGACCAGAAAGAGAACGAGAGACACGCTTTCTCGTATCATGTGTGAGCCATGCCCATACTGTGAAGGAACGGGAAGAGTGAAGTCGACGTTGTCTGTTTGTTACGAACTGATCCGTGAACTCAATAAAGTCCTGGCAAAAACAAAAGGCTCAAAAGTTTCGATCTACGCTCACCCGGAAGTGACGGCGACATTAACTGGCGAAGACTTTGATTTAATCGATACGCTTGAAGAAGCTCACGGTAAATCAATTCAGATTCGTTCAGAAAATAACTATCACGTTGAGCAATACGAGATCTTCCCGCAGGAATACTAAAATGAGAGTGGAGAGCTTTTTTGGAAAAGACATCGCTCCACTGATTCCTCGCCTTGCCGAATTACGCATAAAAGTTTTTCATGACTTCCCTTATCTTTATGAGGGAAGTCTTGATTATGAAAAAGACTACCTGAAAGTTTATACCAATAGTTCTCGCAGCGTTTTAGTTGCGGCCTTTGATGGTGACACTCTTGTGGGAGCAGCGACAGCTCTTCCTTTAAGTGATGAAGCCGATTATGTAAGAGGGCCATTCTTAAAAGCTAAGATGAATCTCGATGAGATTTATTATTTTGGTGAAAGTGTTCTGTTAAAAGAATACCGAGGCCATGGTTTAGGTCATCAGTTTTTTGATGGCAGAGAGGCTGCCGCTAAGAAATTTGGTTTTCATACAACTGTGTTTTGTGGAGTTCAAAGACCGTCTGATCACCCGATGAAGCCAGAAGGCTATAGTCCTCTGGATGAGTTCTGGAAAAAGCGCGGATACGTCAAACAGGAAAACCTAAGAAGTGAATTCTCATGGCAGGACATTGGCGAGAGTGCAGAAACTAAAAAGCCCATGATCTATTGGATGAAATCGTTATGTTAAAAATCGCCACTGCTCAATACTCAATGAATAAACACAGCTCTCTCAACGCTTTTAAAAGCAATGCTGAAGACTGGGTGAAAGAAGCAGCAACACACGGTGCTCGCCTGGTAATTTTCCCAGAGTACGGCTCGATTGAGCTGGTGTCTTTGATGGCGCCTGAAATCCAAAAGAATCTGGCCCAGCAGTTAAAAGAAATTCAAAAATATAAAGATGACTTTTTAAATTGCTATCTCGATCTGGCAAAAAAATACAAAGTGTATATTATCGCTCCAAGTTTTCCTCTGGAGCTTGAAGGCAAATATATTAACCGCGCTTTTTTCATCAACCCTGAAGGCCTTTATGGTTATCAGGATAAACAAGTGATGACTCGTTTTGAAGATGAAGAATGGAAAGTGTCTTCACCTGATCAAAGAAAGTTAAACGTCTTTGATGTGGATGGAGTGAAAGTGGGGATTTCTATTTGTTTCGATGTTGAGTTTCCGGACTTTTCACGCGAGCTCGCTTTATCTGGAATCACTCTTCTTATTGCGCCTTCATGTACAGAAACACCTGCAGGGATGAACCGTGTCCACGTAGGTGCGCGCGCCAGAGCTTTGGAAAATCAAATCTACGTTGCTGTCTCTCAGACAGTGGGAGACGTTGATTATTCAGAGGCCATCGATAGAAATACAGGAATGGCCGCAGTGTACTCAACTTGCGATAAGGGCTTTCCTGATGATGGCATTATCGTTCAAGGTGAAGTGAATTACCCGAAGTGGGTCTATGCCGATATCAATCCTGACCTGATCACTAATGTCCGCACGAATGGAAGTGTCCTTAATTTCAAAAAGATCACAATTCTAGTGAAGTAGACTAAGTAGTATTTTACTGTCTATGGCTTGTCTTAATCCCTTCTACGCCAAGTGGTGTTATTCTTAATGCATATCACTCATGCCTATATTCCTGAATAGGCATTTGATAAGGACTACTATTTTTCCCCACTGTTGTGGTGTTGCGCCCCGCTTGTGGACATAAAATTGATCAGATAACGAATTAAATAAGTGGCACAAATCATGCTGTATAAGTTTTGAAACTTGATACGAGGAAGGTGTTAATGTATCCAATCAATGTCGTAGAAAAAGAAACCAACATTAGTAAATATTTACTGCGTATGTGGGAGAGACGTTATTCTTTTCCCAGGCCAGGTAGAGATCAAAAAGGTGAGCGCGTCTACACCAATGAAGACCTGGAAAAACTAAAACTCATTAAGGCCCTTATGGAAGAGGGATATAGACCTTCAAAGATCATCGATCAAAGCCTTAATGAGCTCAGAGAACTCTCAAAGTCATTCGGCCTTACCGAAGGCAGCCTTAAAGGTGAAGTCGTGGTATTGGTCACATCTCCGGCCTTAGAAGCCGATGTCCAAGAAGCTCTTAAAAATCATAGAGTTAAACGTATTTTCAAAGTCTCTTCTCACGAAGATATCAAGAACTTGGCTCTGTAAAAACGATCAATACCCTTTGACTGGAAAAAGGTGCTTTGATAGGGTGTCCCTAATTTTAAGGGAGGCCCTATTATGAAAAGTCTGATTGCCACAGCATTATTACTAGCATCTGTTTCAACATTCGCCGCAGAAAGTGCAGTTGATACATTTCTTTCAGTTCTTCCACTTGGATCTCACTCTGGCGTTGATGATAAAGGTAACGCTTGTAAAGTGACTGTAAGCGAAGCTAACTTCCCGGCAAAGGCCATTTCTGTTCAGGCAGAAAATGCAGATCTTAAAATCTTCAAAGTGATCAACGATGCTTCTGAATTCATGTTCAGAGGATACAAAAAAGAGTTCATTCAAACTGACCGCTACTATGTAGATTCAACAAGAAACTCATATGTAGACAGAGTTGTAAGAACTGTTGTTGCTGGTGATGAACTTCTTTATGTTGTTGTCGCTAACGAAATCACAGTTAACAGAGACCGCAAGGTTGAGCTTGTTGAATGTGTAGTTAATCTTTAATTTTTTTTAGAATCCATTATACTTATTTAAAAGGGCCTCATTGAGGCCCTTTTTTTATGGGGGAAAATGAAAAATGAAAACGCTCACTCTGACCATGATGGCCTTACTCGCTTCTTCGTGTGCTCTTAATTACAAAATGCCTGATAACCGATTTGAAACGTCAGAAACTACCGGGAAGCTCTGGGGCACGCATCTTTATGCGGGGGTGGGAAATGGAAAAGACATCACACTGACATCAAGTTACTCACAAACCTGGGCCGATCCTAATAACCCGGATTTATCGCGAGAAAATTT contains:
- a CDS encoding MarC family protein, which produces MNSINFKEFFSVTLILFSVIDILGAIPFILDIKKKFKVLDAFKITIVSGVLLYAFLFIGESILHLFGVDVESFAVAGGLIMFFLGLEMVLNIEIFKHDPQLAYTSPIVPLAFPLIAGAGSMTTLISLNAEYQRINIILGVFFNLIFVYFVLKSSDFIDRKIGVSGSIILRKFFGTILLAMAIRLIKKNIVGV
- a CDS encoding L,D-transpeptidase, translated to MIRQAIVSSTIAVLLTMSVQDVYAQAVLGKNSLLTNQLIVPAEAANKVVGVRLDDLVNNFPSLVPGLANVAANIKSNPQAFFNSGTIEVVHNVFLNKLPEVTPGMVRLSVTAYVKYKGFSNFERFTVSYNNGAKKLADMLIQSEGSVNLRDTAFSITVGLVDRKVIIEDSMYDIKFVFPIGVGGFDEGVLNEGRVSLLTPRFQNGVIDQRAVISKREKPRYFDGKPFIRLLKGNDIRNDMTAIGFHTEINDSFVRGFDSHGCMRLRVPDLMALHDLIMDNDEQQTPITVSYKTKDQADHPAGKRNKTYKTVLNNGTKESPFFPLDRDNLVQLTYRETGAPLDKLIDSADDNYEDVFSYDTQEQLKEQNARRKNECQAKLMAGTIGTSQKDMEKCLDAGKREDSAKDRIYRKFMGIDSITALDLF
- a CDS encoding phosphatase domain-containing protein — encoded protein: MKAKILFLSAILIASIQTLHAKTLIVSDVDDTIKMTDVLGKKSTIVFNGLFREKAFAGMSELYNQMMNEDTSIYYVSGSPKLIRVRVSEFLEENDFPQQRNLLLKDSMNDDTYEYKTSTIKKLIKELRPDKLILIGDDTEYDPQVYEHIKAEYPELSSTIYIRAVSNREGVQTLFFSPMEIAGHEFLEGRLDKRAFKVVAHGFLKQTNDSGIVLKSRYCPKEGREAIEELKHKIADQDITELFAKTQKKIIRSCN
- the cdd gene encoding cytidine deaminase codes for the protein MEIKKVLREKAKDAASKAYSPYSKAKVGSAIEMSDGSIYTGCNIENASYGGTICAERVAILKAVSDQKMKIAKVYVYTKDGWPPCGLCRQVMSEFAAKDMIVIMGDENGKEVTMKFSELLPLSFTPDHLIG
- a CDS encoding purine-nucleoside phosphorylase, translated to MESLTQKLEKTVAHIHNVKKTNPRVGVILGSGLGDFVEKMENKTVIPYNDIPHFKKVTVQGHDGKMILGTVGGVEVVALQGRFHLYEGHDMEDVVYPVRVLAKLGIETLVVTNAAGGVNLSYSPGDLVILTDQINLTGRNPLIGPNDDSIGPRFPDMSHAFNAKYIDILAETAAELKMNNRQGVYVGVLGPTYETPAEIRMFRILGGDVVGMSTVHEVIVANHIGLKVCGVSCVTNMGAGIIDQTLKHEDIKDEANKVMSNFTELLNRSIVKFSRVK
- a CDS encoding thymidine phosphorylase; the encoded protein is MTQSFSAYSIIQKKRDKEKLSKDEISWFIDGLTKGEIADYQMSALLMAIYLNGMDIEETAALTDAMLYSGKVLNFPEQHFIDKHSTGGVGDKASFILAPIAAACGVKVPMIAGRGLGHTGGTIDKIESIPGFKTEISLEEFEKLLRERGVVLIGQTKEIAPADKKIYALRDVTGTVESIPLITASIMSKKLAEGAKGIVMDIKTGNGAFMSKLADAKKLAESIRKTGHRFDKNMMTMITDMSEPLGLAVGNSLEVIESIETLKGKGPKDLTDLSVALAGGMIYLAGLAKDLKEGIKKAQASIDDGSALEKFRELISNQGGDARVVDDYSLLPVTKTTFEVKSKKAGYVTKMECTELGKHCVRLGGGRQKTGDAVDFAVGFVMNKKIGDKVAKGETLMTIYCHDNQMKIAEEISELVTSRDITISASKPPKKKLIIDINTSFAGKNTKTKKTSSAKKTTPKKVAKKTVKKPVKKPIKKATKKKK
- a CDS encoding Rne/Rng family ribonuclease, whose amino-acid sequence is MAKQLIINQTLNECRAALIENGEILDFLMERSFHHRPENNHVDFPFVGDIFKGKVVRVLPGMQSAFVDIGYEKAAFLYVDDAYIPTIEEQRDMAEKSKKSMEGKEKQGEVIPDELSTLSEAVNMRFRPDISIETFIKEGDEILVQVAKEPISTKGPRVTRHITFAGRHIVFMPFIEHTGVSRRIESEKERERLKEILETIRPEGTGVIARTVAEGQSYKTLKFDFNMLMKLWKDVSKKAEKARAPAVVHQDLSFIQRVFRDIADEDVDEIILDSKENLKEAEKFVQKFLPTMKGKFKFYGEDSTPIFEKFGIDLEVERAIDNKVFLKSGGSLNIDQTEALVSIDVNTGKYIGRKTFEETILKTNLEAVKEIAYQLRLRNCGGIIIIDFIDMEKEENRITVYNALLEALKKDRAKTNVLPISGLGLVEMTRKRTRDTLSRIMCEPCPYCEGTGRVKSTLSVCYELIRELNKVLAKTKGSKVSIYAHPEVTATLTGEDFDLIDTLEEAHGKSIQIRSENNYHVEQYEIFPQEY
- a CDS encoding GNAT family N-acetyltransferase, with protein sequence MRVESFFGKDIAPLIPRLAELRIKVFHDFPYLYEGSLDYEKDYLKVYTNSSRSVLVAAFDGDTLVGAATALPLSDEADYVRGPFLKAKMNLDEIYYFGESVLLKEYRGHGLGHQFFDGREAAAKKFGFHTTVFCGVQRPSDHPMKPEGYSPLDEFWKKRGYVKQENLRSEFSWQDIGESAETKKPMIYWMKSLC
- a CDS encoding carbon-nitrogen hydrolase family protein; its protein translation is MLKIATAQYSMNKHSSLNAFKSNAEDWVKEAATHGARLVIFPEYGSIELVSLMAPEIQKNLAQQLKEIQKYKDDFLNCYLDLAKKYKVYIIAPSFPLELEGKYINRAFFINPEGLYGYQDKQVMTRFEDEEWKVSSPDQRKLNVFDVDGVKVGISICFDVEFPDFSRELALSGITLLIAPSCTETPAGMNRVHVGARARALENQIYVAVSQTVGDVDYSEAIDRNTGMAAVYSTCDKGFPDDGIIVQGEVNYPKWVYADINPDLITNVRTNGSVLNFKKITILVK
- a CDS encoding MerR family transcriptional regulator, with product MYPINVVEKETNISKYLLRMWERRYSFPRPGRDQKGERVYTNEDLEKLKLIKALMEEGYRPSKIIDQSLNELRELSKSFGLTEGSLKGEVVVLVTSPALEADVQEALKNHRVKRIFKVSSHEDIKNLAL